The following are encoded together in the Nicotiana tabacum cultivar K326 unplaced genomic scaffold, ASM71507v2 Un00001, whole genome shotgun sequence genome:
- the LOC107811019 gene encoding fatty acid amide hydrolase-like isoform X1 → MGKKRVLLPASEVDMTAVKYTPQRIQGPHLTGCWLKLFVMLAEAPIIGSMIMILLKNKNRSSEMLKNTVIPEDPMFKPEFPPQESEPAVVCLEEDGKPEERVELALQCLPDYNPGCIQIADSSAPFRYWKIRDYAYAYRSKLTTPSQVAENFISAIEEFNNKNPLAPLLISYDPGEVRSQAAASTQRFKEGSELSILDGIFMAVKDDIDCCPHPSKGGTTWFHEVHEVKKDAVCVSRLRSCGAVLVGKTNMHELGLGTTGNNANFGTTRNPHAPDRYTGGSSSGSAAIVASGLCSAALGTDGGGSIRIPSSLCGVVGLKTTYGRTDMKGLLYRGGTVAIVGSITASVEDAILVYAAILGSSPAERVSLKPDLPCLPNLTSCESWYAVGSLRLGKYTEFLDFLLQWFNDVFSTEISDKCEDILNQLSEKHGCETIEVVIPELPEMRTAHIVSVGSEALSELNPDFEDGKSTRLTYDTRINLALFRTFTASDYVAAQCLRRRLMYYHMEIFKKVDIIVTPTTGMTAPIISPIALKVGETNFHVSGNLMRFVLAGNLLGFPAISVPVGYDKQGLPIGMQLIGRPWCEASILRLAAAIEENCAGPKKKPVQFYDILKGNQL, encoded by the exons ATGGGGAAGAAGAGAGTGTTGTTGCCGGCGAGTGAAGTTGATATGACGGCTGTCAAGTATACGCCTCAAAGAATTCAAG GTCCACATCTGACTGGATGTTGGTTGAAGCTATTTGTAATGTTGGCTGAAGCACCGATTATCGGTTCAATGATCATGATTCTCTTGAAGAACAAGAACCGATCATCCGAG ATGTTGAAGAATACTGTCATACCAGAGGATCCCATGTTTAAACCTGAATTTCCTCCTCAAG AGTCAGAACCTGCTGTTGTTTGCTTGGAAGAAGATGGAAAACCTGAAGAACGCGTTGAGTTAGCCTTGCAGTGTCTTCCAGATTACAATCCAGGCTGTATTCAGATTGCTGATTCAAGCGCACCATTCCGCTATTGGAAGATTCGTGATTATGCATATGCTTACAGGTCGAAGCTTACAACTCCATCTCAG GTAGCAGAGAACTTCATCTCAGCTATAGAAGAGTTTAACAATAAGAATCCACTGGCACCGTTACTGATTTCTTATGATCCTGGTGAAGTCAGAAGCCAAGCTGCTGCTTCCACACAAAGATTTAAAGAAG GAAGTGAATTATCAATCCTGGATGGTATCTTTATGGCTGTTAAGGATGACATTGATTGCTGTCCCCATCCATCAAAAG GTGGAACAACTTGGTTTCACGAGGTTCATGAAGTGAAGAAGGATGCTGTCTGCGTCTCAAGATTACGAAGTTGTGGTGCAGTTTTGGTTGGGAAGACAAATATGCATGAATTGGGCCTTGGAACAACTGGAAATAATGCGAACTTTGG GACAACAAGAAATCCGCATGCTCCAGATAGGTACACGGGCGGGTCTTCCTCAGGTTCTGCAGCTATTGTAGCTTCTGGATTGTGTTCTGCTGCACTGGGAACAGATGGAGGAG GTTCAATTCGGATTCCTTCTTCCCTTTGTGGTGTGGTGGGATTGAAGACAACATATGGAAGGACTGACATGAAAGG atTGCTATATCGTGGTGGAACAGTGGCAATTGTTGGTTCTATCACAGCATCTGTTGAGGATGCCATACTGGT GTATGCGGCAATTTTAGGATCCTCTCCTGCTGAGAGAGTTTCTTTGAAACCG GATCTCCCTTGCTTACCAAATTTAACTTCATGTGAGAGCTGGTACGCTGTAGGATCACTGCGCCTGGGGAAGTATACTGAG TTTCTTGACTTCCTCCTGCAGTGGTTCAATGATGTTTTCTCAACTGAAATATCTGATAAGTGTGAGGATATTCTTAATCAGCTATCGGAAAAACATGGGTGCGAA ACGATAGAGGTTGTAATACCAGAGTTGCCTGAGATGCGCACTGCACATATTGTTTCTGTTGGCTCTGAAGCACTATCTGAGCTGAATCCGGACTTTGAGGATGG GAAATCAACAAGATTAACATATGATACTCGGATAAATCTGGCACTTTTTCGAACATTTACAGCGTCGGATTATGTTGCTGCTCAGTGTCTTAG GCGAAGGTTAATGTATTACCACATGGAAATTTTCAAGAAGGTGGATATCATTGTGACACCTACTACTGG CATGACAGCACCCATAATATCACCAATTGCTCTTAAAGTTGGAGAGACCAATTTTCACGTTTCAG GAAATCTTATGCGGTTCGTATTAGCAGGAAATCTTCTGGGCTTTCCTGCAATTTCTGTGCCT GTTGGCTATGACAAGCAAGGACTTCCTATAGGCATGCAGCTCATTGGGCGACCATGGTGCGAAGCATCCATTTTGCGCTTAGCGGCTGCCATAGAG GAAAATTGTGCTGGGCCAAAGAAGAAGCCGGtgcagttttatgatattttgaaaggGAACCAGTTGTGA
- the LOC107811019 gene encoding fatty acid amide hydrolase-like isoform X2, producing MGKKRVLLPASEVDMTAVKYTPQRIQGPHLTGCWLKLFVMLAEAPIIGSMIMILLKNKNRSSEMLKNTVIPEDPMFKPEFPPQESEPAVVCLEEDGKPEERVELALQCLPDYNPGCIQIADSSAPFRYWKIRDYAYAYRSKLTTPSQVAENFISAIEEFNNKNPLAPLLISYDPGEVRSQAAASTQRFKEGSELSILDGIFMAVKDDIDCCPHPSKGGTTWFHEVHEVKKDAVCVSRLRSCGAVLVGKTNMHELGLGTTGNNANFGTTRNPHAPDRYTGGSSSGSAAIVASGLCSAALGTDGGGSIRIPSSLCGVVGLKTTYGRTDMKGLLYRGGTVAIVGSITASVEDAILVYAAILGSSPAERVSLKPDLPCLPNLTSCESWYAVGSLRLGKYTEWFNDVFSTEISDKCEDILNQLSEKHGCETIEVVIPELPEMRTAHIVSVGSEALSELNPDFEDGKSTRLTYDTRINLALFRTFTASDYVAAQCLRRRLMYYHMEIFKKVDIIVTPTTGMTAPIISPIALKVGETNFHVSGNLMRFVLAGNLLGFPAISVPVGYDKQGLPIGMQLIGRPWCEASILRLAAAIEENCAGPKKKPVQFYDILKGNQL from the exons ATGGGGAAGAAGAGAGTGTTGTTGCCGGCGAGTGAAGTTGATATGACGGCTGTCAAGTATACGCCTCAAAGAATTCAAG GTCCACATCTGACTGGATGTTGGTTGAAGCTATTTGTAATGTTGGCTGAAGCACCGATTATCGGTTCAATGATCATGATTCTCTTGAAGAACAAGAACCGATCATCCGAG ATGTTGAAGAATACTGTCATACCAGAGGATCCCATGTTTAAACCTGAATTTCCTCCTCAAG AGTCAGAACCTGCTGTTGTTTGCTTGGAAGAAGATGGAAAACCTGAAGAACGCGTTGAGTTAGCCTTGCAGTGTCTTCCAGATTACAATCCAGGCTGTATTCAGATTGCTGATTCAAGCGCACCATTCCGCTATTGGAAGATTCGTGATTATGCATATGCTTACAGGTCGAAGCTTACAACTCCATCTCAG GTAGCAGAGAACTTCATCTCAGCTATAGAAGAGTTTAACAATAAGAATCCACTGGCACCGTTACTGATTTCTTATGATCCTGGTGAAGTCAGAAGCCAAGCTGCTGCTTCCACACAAAGATTTAAAGAAG GAAGTGAATTATCAATCCTGGATGGTATCTTTATGGCTGTTAAGGATGACATTGATTGCTGTCCCCATCCATCAAAAG GTGGAACAACTTGGTTTCACGAGGTTCATGAAGTGAAGAAGGATGCTGTCTGCGTCTCAAGATTACGAAGTTGTGGTGCAGTTTTGGTTGGGAAGACAAATATGCATGAATTGGGCCTTGGAACAACTGGAAATAATGCGAACTTTGG GACAACAAGAAATCCGCATGCTCCAGATAGGTACACGGGCGGGTCTTCCTCAGGTTCTGCAGCTATTGTAGCTTCTGGATTGTGTTCTGCTGCACTGGGAACAGATGGAGGAG GTTCAATTCGGATTCCTTCTTCCCTTTGTGGTGTGGTGGGATTGAAGACAACATATGGAAGGACTGACATGAAAGG atTGCTATATCGTGGTGGAACAGTGGCAATTGTTGGTTCTATCACAGCATCTGTTGAGGATGCCATACTGGT GTATGCGGCAATTTTAGGATCCTCTCCTGCTGAGAGAGTTTCTTTGAAACCG GATCTCCCTTGCTTACCAAATTTAACTTCATGTGAGAGCTGGTACGCTGTAGGATCACTGCGCCTGGGGAAGTATACTGAG TGGTTCAATGATGTTTTCTCAACTGAAATATCTGATAAGTGTGAGGATATTCTTAATCAGCTATCGGAAAAACATGGGTGCGAA ACGATAGAGGTTGTAATACCAGAGTTGCCTGAGATGCGCACTGCACATATTGTTTCTGTTGGCTCTGAAGCACTATCTGAGCTGAATCCGGACTTTGAGGATGG GAAATCAACAAGATTAACATATGATACTCGGATAAATCTGGCACTTTTTCGAACATTTACAGCGTCGGATTATGTTGCTGCTCAGTGTCTTAG GCGAAGGTTAATGTATTACCACATGGAAATTTTCAAGAAGGTGGATATCATTGTGACACCTACTACTGG CATGACAGCACCCATAATATCACCAATTGCTCTTAAAGTTGGAGAGACCAATTTTCACGTTTCAG GAAATCTTATGCGGTTCGTATTAGCAGGAAATCTTCTGGGCTTTCCTGCAATTTCTGTGCCT GTTGGCTATGACAAGCAAGGACTTCCTATAGGCATGCAGCTCATTGGGCGACCATGGTGCGAAGCATCCATTTTGCGCTTAGCGGCTGCCATAGAG GAAAATTGTGCTGGGCCAAAGAAGAAGCCGGtgcagttttatgatattttgaaaggGAACCAGTTGTGA
- the LOC107811019 gene encoding fatty acid amide hydrolase-like isoform X3 — protein MGKKRVLLPASEVDMTAVKYTPQRIQGPHLTGCWLKLFVMLAEAPIIGSMIMILLKNKNRSSEMLKNTVIPEDPMFKPEFPPQESEPAVVCLEEDGKPEERVELALQCLPDYNPGCIQIADSSAPFRYWKIRDYAYAYRSKLTTPSQVAENFISAIEEFNNKNPLAPLLISYDPGEVRSQAAASTQRFKEGSELSILDGIFMAVKDDIDCCPHPSKGGTTWFHEVHEVKKDAVCVSRLRSCGAVLVGKTNMHELGLGTTGNNANFGTTRNPHAPDRYTGGSSSGSAAIVASGLCSAALGTDGGGSIRIPSSLCGVVGLKTTYGRTDMKGLLYRGGTVAIVGSITASVEDAILVYAAILGSSPAERVSLKPDLPCLPNLTSCESWYAVGSLRLGKYTETIEVVIPELPEMRTAHIVSVGSEALSELNPDFEDGKSTRLTYDTRINLALFRTFTASDYVAAQCLRRRLMYYHMEIFKKVDIIVTPTTGMTAPIISPIALKVGETNFHVSGNLMRFVLAGNLLGFPAISVPVGYDKQGLPIGMQLIGRPWCEASILRLAAAIEENCAGPKKKPVQFYDILKGNQL, from the exons ATGGGGAAGAAGAGAGTGTTGTTGCCGGCGAGTGAAGTTGATATGACGGCTGTCAAGTATACGCCTCAAAGAATTCAAG GTCCACATCTGACTGGATGTTGGTTGAAGCTATTTGTAATGTTGGCTGAAGCACCGATTATCGGTTCAATGATCATGATTCTCTTGAAGAACAAGAACCGATCATCCGAG ATGTTGAAGAATACTGTCATACCAGAGGATCCCATGTTTAAACCTGAATTTCCTCCTCAAG AGTCAGAACCTGCTGTTGTTTGCTTGGAAGAAGATGGAAAACCTGAAGAACGCGTTGAGTTAGCCTTGCAGTGTCTTCCAGATTACAATCCAGGCTGTATTCAGATTGCTGATTCAAGCGCACCATTCCGCTATTGGAAGATTCGTGATTATGCATATGCTTACAGGTCGAAGCTTACAACTCCATCTCAG GTAGCAGAGAACTTCATCTCAGCTATAGAAGAGTTTAACAATAAGAATCCACTGGCACCGTTACTGATTTCTTATGATCCTGGTGAAGTCAGAAGCCAAGCTGCTGCTTCCACACAAAGATTTAAAGAAG GAAGTGAATTATCAATCCTGGATGGTATCTTTATGGCTGTTAAGGATGACATTGATTGCTGTCCCCATCCATCAAAAG GTGGAACAACTTGGTTTCACGAGGTTCATGAAGTGAAGAAGGATGCTGTCTGCGTCTCAAGATTACGAAGTTGTGGTGCAGTTTTGGTTGGGAAGACAAATATGCATGAATTGGGCCTTGGAACAACTGGAAATAATGCGAACTTTGG GACAACAAGAAATCCGCATGCTCCAGATAGGTACACGGGCGGGTCTTCCTCAGGTTCTGCAGCTATTGTAGCTTCTGGATTGTGTTCTGCTGCACTGGGAACAGATGGAGGAG GTTCAATTCGGATTCCTTCTTCCCTTTGTGGTGTGGTGGGATTGAAGACAACATATGGAAGGACTGACATGAAAGG atTGCTATATCGTGGTGGAACAGTGGCAATTGTTGGTTCTATCACAGCATCTGTTGAGGATGCCATACTGGT GTATGCGGCAATTTTAGGATCCTCTCCTGCTGAGAGAGTTTCTTTGAAACCG GATCTCCCTTGCTTACCAAATTTAACTTCATGTGAGAGCTGGTACGCTGTAGGATCACTGCGCCTGGGGAAGTATACTGAG ACGATAGAGGTTGTAATACCAGAGTTGCCTGAGATGCGCACTGCACATATTGTTTCTGTTGGCTCTGAAGCACTATCTGAGCTGAATCCGGACTTTGAGGATGG GAAATCAACAAGATTAACATATGATACTCGGATAAATCTGGCACTTTTTCGAACATTTACAGCGTCGGATTATGTTGCTGCTCAGTGTCTTAG GCGAAGGTTAATGTATTACCACATGGAAATTTTCAAGAAGGTGGATATCATTGTGACACCTACTACTGG CATGACAGCACCCATAATATCACCAATTGCTCTTAAAGTTGGAGAGACCAATTTTCACGTTTCAG GAAATCTTATGCGGTTCGTATTAGCAGGAAATCTTCTGGGCTTTCCTGCAATTTCTGTGCCT GTTGGCTATGACAAGCAAGGACTTCCTATAGGCATGCAGCTCATTGGGCGACCATGGTGCGAAGCATCCATTTTGCGCTTAGCGGCTGCCATAGAG GAAAATTGTGCTGGGCCAAAGAAGAAGCCGGtgcagttttatgatattttgaaaggGAACCAGTTGTGA